The Lactuca sativa cultivar Salinas chromosome 2, Lsat_Salinas_v11, whole genome shotgun sequence genome includes a window with the following:
- the LOC111916437 gene encoding uncharacterized protein LOC111916437, which translates to MSSSSSSDSTAVEETKFIGSVMAKTVAYYQNLLGETSHARSKLRKPRLHRNHEAVHDHLIEDYFVDDAIYAVKFRRRFSMRKELFLRIVGDLEGLFPYFQWKMDARRVKGFSPVQKCTTAFRQLAYGMGTDKWDEYFRMSEHTVREFCKAICLVYGVTIFAQTNYQRCPPIVHGA; encoded by the coding sequence atgtcatcatcttcatcatccgaTTCGACGGCTGTAGAGGAGACTAAGTTTATTGGTTCTGTCATGGCGAAAACGGTTGCATACTATCAAAATCTACTAGGCGAAACATCACATGCACGATCTAAGCTAAGAAAGCCGCGGTTGCATAGAAATCACGAAGCCGTACACGATCACcttatagaagattattttgtAGATGACGCCATCTACGCTGTAAAGTTTCGACGTCGGTTCTCGATGAGGAAGGAACTATTCTTACGTATTGTTGGCGATTTGGAAGGCCTCTTTCCATATTTCCAATGGAAAATGGATGCAAGGCGGGTAAAAGGTTTCTCTCCCGTTCAAAAATGCACGACTGCATTTCGTCAGCTAGCATACGGCATGGGCACAGATAAATGGGACGAGTATTTTAGGATGTCAGAGCATACCGTGCGGGAGTTCTGCAAAGCGATATGTTTGGTTTATGGGGTAACGATATTTGCGCAAACCAACTATCAACGATGTCCACCAATTGTACACGGCGCATGA